A stretch of the Haloplanus aerogenes genome encodes the following:
- a CDS encoding alkaline phosphatase family protein, producing the protein MGLFDRLRGEDHPRVAFVGIDGVPFSLLEEHPEEFPNFAALAEEGSAGAIDSIVPPESSACWPALTTGVNPGETGVYGFQDREVGSYDTYVPMGQDVQAPRLWDRLEEADRTSTVMNVPVTFPPQRNVQRMVSGFLSPGVDKAAHPDELRDYLQSIDYAIDVNAKLGHKEDKSAFVEDAHETLDTRFEAFSHYLQQDDWDLFFGVFMTTDRVNHFLFKDYERDGPNKDAFMDFYRSVDDYIGRIREMLDDDVTLVVASDHGFTSLDYEVHCNAWLEEEGWLSFEDDDHDDLTDIAEESRAYSLIPGRFYINLEGREPRGSVSEEEYEETRAELKAELEALEGPDGKKVCARVVEKEDAFRGAHADIAPDLVAIPNHGFDLKSGFKGHDDVFDVGPRNGMHSFDNATLFVDDPAVSITEADLFDIAPTILDLMEVDYGRTDFDGGSLVTSK; encoded by the coding sequence ATGGGTCTGTTCGATCGACTGCGCGGAGAGGACCACCCGCGCGTCGCGTTCGTCGGCATCGACGGGGTGCCGTTCAGCCTCCTCGAGGAGCATCCCGAGGAGTTTCCGAACTTCGCGGCGCTCGCCGAGGAGGGGAGCGCGGGCGCCATCGACAGCATCGTTCCGCCGGAGTCAAGCGCCTGCTGGCCGGCGCTGACGACCGGCGTCAATCCCGGCGAAACCGGGGTCTACGGGTTCCAAGACCGCGAAGTCGGCTCCTACGACACCTACGTCCCGATGGGGCAGGACGTGCAGGCACCCCGCCTGTGGGACCGATTGGAGGAAGCCGATCGAACCTCGACGGTGATGAACGTCCCCGTCACGTTCCCACCCCAGCGCAACGTCCAGCGGATGGTGTCCGGCTTCCTCTCTCCCGGTGTCGACAAGGCCGCCCACCCCGACGAACTCCGTGATTACCTGCAGTCAATCGACTACGCCATCGACGTGAACGCGAAACTGGGGCACAAGGAGGACAAGAGTGCCTTCGTCGAGGACGCTCACGAGACACTCGACACCCGCTTCGAGGCCTTCTCCCACTACCTCCAGCAGGACGACTGGGACCTCTTTTTCGGCGTCTTCATGACGACCGACCGGGTCAACCACTTCCTGTTCAAAGACTACGAGCGCGACGGCCCGAACAAGGACGCGTTCATGGACTTCTACCGCTCGGTCGACGACTACATCGGGCGGATTCGAGAGATGCTCGACGACGACGTGACGCTCGTCGTCGCCAGCGACCACGGCTTCACCTCGCTCGACTACGAGGTCCACTGCAACGCGTGGCTCGAAGAGGAGGGGTGGCTCTCCTTCGAGGACGACGACCACGACGACCTGACCGACATCGCGGAGGAGTCCCGCGCCTACTCGCTCATCCCCGGCCGCTTCTACATCAACCTCGAAGGCCGCGAACCGCGCGGCTCCGTCTCCGAGGAGGAGTACGAGGAGACCCGCGCGGAACTGAAGGCGGAACTCGAAGCGCTGGAAGGTCCCGACGGGAAGAAGGTGTGCGCACGCGTCGTCGAGAAGGAGGACGCCTTCCGTGGAGCCCACGCCGACATCGCGCCGGACCTCGTCGCCATCCCGAACCACGGGTTCGACCTCAAATCGGGATTCAAGGGCCACGACGACGTGTTCGACGTGGGGCCGCGCAACGGCATGCACAGCTTCGACAACGCGACGCTGTTCGTCGACGACCCCGCCGTCTCCATCACCGAGGCGGACCTGTTCGACATCGCGCCGACCATCCTCGACCTGATGGAGGTCGACTACGGGCGCACCGACTTCGACGGCGGCAGTCTGGTTACCTCCAAGTAA
- a CDS encoding tubulin/FtsZ family protein — protein MKSVLIGVGQAGGKVTAALSDFDSRNGFGAVVGSLAVNSARSDLQSLPLDTVLIGGVDVSGHGVGGDNELGAQVMQEDIQEVLGAIDGRTTAEAEAIFVVAGLGGGTGSGGAPYLVRELQQIYDIPVYGLGILPGRDEGSLYQVNAGRSLKTLIREADATLLVDNDAWRSSGESLESGYEAINERIAQRVGLLLAAGEAVNGVGESVVDSSEVINTLRGGGVATLGYAAAEASSDAAMNVNVVTSTTRRAVRSGMSLPDTTSAERGLLVVAGRPDSISRKGVERARSWLETEIDTMEVRGGDFPMREDRLAALVLLGGVAHSDRLEGFLERARQAAREEKEREQEDDRSLTDDRIDGLL, from the coding sequence ATGAAATCCGTCCTGATTGGTGTCGGGCAGGCTGGTGGCAAGGTGACCGCCGCGCTGTCCGATTTCGACTCCCGAAACGGCTTCGGTGCTGTCGTCGGCTCCCTCGCCGTCAACAGCGCCCGCTCGGACCTCCAGTCCCTCCCACTCGACACCGTCCTCATCGGTGGGGTCGACGTGAGCGGCCACGGCGTCGGTGGCGACAACGAACTCGGCGCACAGGTGATGCAGGAGGACATTCAGGAGGTACTGGGCGCCATCGACGGTCGGACGACCGCGGAGGCCGAGGCGATATTCGTCGTCGCGGGTCTCGGCGGCGGCACCGGCAGCGGCGGTGCGCCCTACCTCGTCCGCGAACTCCAGCAGATCTACGACATCCCCGTCTACGGCCTCGGCATCCTCCCCGGCCGCGACGAGGGCTCGCTCTATCAGGTGAACGCCGGACGGTCGCTGAAGACGCTGATCCGTGAGGCGGACGCGACCCTACTCGTCGACAACGACGCGTGGCGATCCTCCGGCGAGAGCCTCGAATCCGGCTACGAGGCGATCAACGAGCGCATCGCCCAGCGGGTCGGGCTCCTGTTGGCCGCCGGCGAAGCGGTAAACGGCGTCGGCGAGTCCGTCGTCGACAGCTCCGAGGTGATCAATACGCTCCGCGGTGGCGGCGTGGCGACGCTCGGCTACGCCGCGGCCGAGGCGTCGTCCGACGCCGCGATGAACGTCAACGTCGTCACGAGTACGACCCGGCGGGCGGTGCGCTCGGGGATGAGCCTCCCCGACACGACGAGCGCGGAACGCGGCCTGCTCGTCGTCGCTGGCCGCCCCGACTCCATCTCGCGCAAGGGCGTCGAGCGCGCCCGCTCGTGGCTGGAGACGGAGATAGACACGATGGAGGTCCGTGGTGGCGACTTCCCGATGCGCGAGGACCGCCTCGCCGCACTCGTTCTCCTCGGCGGCGTGGCTCACTCCGACCGGCTGGAAGGCTTCCTCGAACGCGCGCGACAGGCCGCTCGCGAGGAGAAAGAGCGGGAACAGGAAGACGACCGATCGCTTACGGACGACCGGATCGACGGACTGCTGTGA
- a CDS encoding DUF7310 family coiled-coil domain-containing protein — MDDGRLEERVDALERAVTDGHAADGLPDAARMDARVADLEATVEDLDDRLAELDAAVQALRGFAGGVRAVDESVERRANAAIARVERLESELQETTGTAANDGPGESGRRTAAGRRDGRAERHRTAPDLPEDEQTETRVDQTDGGTVTDSGTDSHLDSADPDTPATNRDTAEYGTADADTRSGRNGTLRGTVTDRSDAALAEVAANETRSSDESSEDRSLADRLRRLL, encoded by the coding sequence ATGGACGACGGACGACTCGAAGAACGCGTCGACGCACTCGAACGCGCAGTCACCGACGGCCACGCCGCCGACGGCCTCCCCGACGCCGCGCGGATGGACGCCCGGGTGGCCGACCTCGAAGCGACCGTCGAGGATCTCGACGACCGACTCGCGGAACTGGACGCGGCGGTGCAGGCCCTCCGGGGCTTCGCCGGCGGCGTCCGAGCGGTCGACGAGTCGGTCGAGCGCCGGGCGAACGCCGCCATCGCACGGGTCGAGCGCCTCGAATCAGAACTCCAAGAGACAACGGGGACGGCTGCCAACGACGGGCCGGGAGAGTCAGGCAGGAGGACGGCGGCCGGCCGTCGGGACGGCAGAGCGGAGCGCCACCGCACTGCGCCCGACCTACCCGAGGACGAACAGACCGAGACGCGCGTCGATCAGACGGACGGCGGGACGGTGACCGATTCCGGCACTGACTCCCACCTCGATTCCGCCGATCCCGATACGCCAGCGACCAACCGAGATACAGCCGAGTACGGCACCGCCGACGCCGACACACGCTCCGGACGCAACGGGACGCTGCGCGGGACGGTGACGGATCGAAGCGATGCGGCACTCGCGGAGGTGGCCGCGAACGAGACTCGATCCAGCGACGAGTCGAGCGAGGACCGCTCGCTCGCCGACCGCCTCCGTCGGCTGCTGTGA
- a CDS encoding DUF7311 family protein translates to MIRVVLAVLLTVALLAAVTPAIDEGRTARTAIHLDRVTDRIERAARSLRAHEDPTRPGVAGARRIVRFRLPARSWTAVGARLWIDGDRNLIGYRLDGGRPHRTTLRDLDLRTPDGPVVFERSARYRLAVSLVRSDGVGVTITRG, encoded by the coding sequence GTGATCCGGGTCGTCCTCGCCGTCCTCCTGACGGTCGCACTGCTGGCAGCGGTCACACCGGCCATCGACGAGGGACGAACGGCGCGAACCGCGATCCATCTCGACCGCGTCACCGACCGGATCGAGCGCGCGGCGCGGTCGCTCCGGGCGCACGAGGACCCCACGCGGCCGGGCGTCGCCGGCGCGCGGCGGATCGTCCGCTTCCGACTCCCGGCCCGGTCGTGGACGGCCGTCGGCGCGCGCCTGTGGATCGACGGCGACCGCAACCTGATCGGCTACCGCCTCGACGGCGGCCGTCCCCACCGCACGACGCTCCGCGACCTCGACCTCCGGACGCCGGACGGACCGGTCGTCTTCGAGCGGTCGGCACGGTATCGGCTCGCCGTCTCGCTCGTCCGGTCGGACGGGGTCGGGGTCACGATCACCCGGGGCTGA
- a CDS encoding DUF7123 family protein: MSTTAAGPDLNEKQRRILGYLREHATTKTYFKSRLIAQELGMTAKEVGANMTAIRTGEFDVDVEKWGYSSGTTWKVDVQGS; this comes from the coding sequence ATGAGCACGACTGCCGCGGGCCCCGACCTCAACGAGAAACAGCGTCGCATCCTCGGATATCTGCGGGAACACGCCACGACGAAGACGTATTTCAAATCCCGCCTCATCGCGCAGGAACTCGGTATGACCGCCAAAGAGGTAGGGGCAAACATGACCGCGATCCGTACAGGCGAGTTCGACGTCGACGTGGAGAAATGGGGCTACTCGTCGGGGACGACCTGGAAAGTCGACGTTCAGGGATCGTAG
- a CDS encoding winged helix-turn-helix transcriptional regulator, which translates to MPDGDRGVDAEKRATLRRFAALGAATPLAGLSTGEARAETDRSDARDAILGYVSTTPGAHFSKLRDDLKLGTGETQHHLRRLLDDDPGSDTTGTSSDRRSDGSALVSRRDGDYRRFFVADRFSTFEQVALGYLRRETPRGMLTTLLRHPDATGSDIASALDVSRATVSTYASQLAEAGLLDRTDGYAVARPETIITLLVRYADSFDAETQAFAADAASLVSYDP; encoded by the coding sequence ATGCCGGACGGGGACCGGGGGGTCGACGCCGAGAAGCGGGCGACGCTACGACGCTTCGCCGCACTGGGAGCGGCGACGCCGCTCGCCGGTCTGAGCACCGGCGAAGCGCGAGCGGAGACGGACCGAAGCGACGCCCGCGACGCCATCCTCGGGTACGTGAGCACGACGCCCGGCGCCCACTTCTCGAAGCTCCGTGACGACCTGAAACTCGGCACCGGCGAGACTCAACACCACCTCCGACGCTTGCTCGACGACGATCCCGGGAGTGACACGACTGGGACGTCGTCGGATCGCCGATCCGACGGAAGTGCGCTCGTCTCCAGACGCGACGGCGACTACCGTCGCTTCTTCGTCGCCGACCGGTTCTCGACGTTCGAGCAGGTGGCGCTCGGCTACCTCCGCCGCGAGACGCCACGGGGAATGCTCACGACGCTCCTTCGCCACCCGGACGCGACGGGGAGCGACATCGCGAGCGCACTCGACGTGTCGCGGGCGACGGTGAGTACGTACGCTTCCCAGCTAGCGGAAGCGGGACTGCTCGACCGGACGGACGGTTACGCCGTCGCCCGACCGGAGACGATCATCACGCTCCTAGTGCGGTACGCCGACTCTTTCGACGCCGAGACGCAGGCCTTCGCGGCCGACGCGGCGTCGCTCGTCAGCTACGATCCCTGA